A window from Homalodisca vitripennis isolate AUS2020 unplaced genomic scaffold, UT_GWSS_2.1 ScUCBcl_2993;HRSCAF=8216, whole genome shotgun sequence encodes these proteins:
- the LOC124372354 gene encoding protein phosphatase 1 regulatory subunit 7-like isoform X2 yields MENSNNSGGDKQEEEEQSIEDLIIDVECEELDLNHRRIAKIEDLEPLRCLERLYLRWNLIKRIENLSTVTTLRELELYDNQITVIENLDALVNLEILDLSFNRIKEIGGLEKLENLEKLYLCSNKISKIENVNHLKKLRLLELGDNKIRVVENLQGLDELENLYLGKNKITKIENVDTLKKLTIVSFQVSSCSSCL; encoded by the exons GAGGGGATAAACAGGAAGAAGAGGAGCAAAGTATAGAAGACCTAATCATAGACGTAGAATGTGAG GAACTGGACCTGAACCACCGGCGGATAGCAAAGATAGAGGACCTGGAACCTCTGAGGTGTCTGGAGCGGCTTTACCTACGGTGGAACCTCATCAAGCGGATCGAGAACTTGTCAACAGTGACGACTCTACGAGAGCTGGAGTTGTATGACAACCAGATCACTGTCATAGAGAACCTAGATGCTCTCGTCAACCTGGA aattttagaTTTATCGTTCAACCGTATCAAAGAGATTGGTGGTCTGGAGAAACTGGAGAACTTAGAAAAGTTATACTTATgctcaaataaaatatccaaaatagaAAATGTCAACCACCTGAAAAAGCTTAGGCTTCTTGAGTTAGGCGATAACAAAATTAGG GTTGTTGAAAACTTACAGGGACTAGATGAACTAGAAAATTTGTAcctaggaaaaaataaaataaccaaaattgaAAATGTGGACACACTAAAAAAGCTCACAATTGTAAGCTTTCAGGTAAGTTCATGCAGTAGTTGtttatag
- the LOC124372354 gene encoding protein phosphatase 1 regulatory subunit 7-like isoform X1 has translation MENSNNSDSNPLPAAATHVRKSVSVDTSASVEDTSLPGGDKQEEEEQSIEDLIIDVECEELDLNHRRIAKIEDLEPLRCLERLYLRWNLIKRIENLSTVTTLRELELYDNQITVIENLDALVNLEILDLSFNRIKEIGGLEKLENLEKLYLCSNKISKIENVNHLKKLRLLELGDNKIRVVENLQGLDELENLYLGKNKITKIENVDTLKKLTIVSFQVSSCSSCL, from the exons ACAGTAACCCCCTGCCAGCAGCAGCAACACATGTCAGGAAGTCGGTCAGTGTGGACACGTCCGCTAGTGTCGAAGATACAAGTCTTCCAG GAGGGGATAAACAGGAAGAAGAGGAGCAAAGTATAGAAGACCTAATCATAGACGTAGAATGTGAG GAACTGGACCTGAACCACCGGCGGATAGCAAAGATAGAGGACCTGGAACCTCTGAGGTGTCTGGAGCGGCTTTACCTACGGTGGAACCTCATCAAGCGGATCGAGAACTTGTCAACAGTGACGACTCTACGAGAGCTGGAGTTGTATGACAACCAGATCACTGTCATAGAGAACCTAGATGCTCTCGTCAACCTGGA aattttagaTTTATCGTTCAACCGTATCAAAGAGATTGGTGGTCTGGAGAAACTGGAGAACTTAGAAAAGTTATACTTATgctcaaataaaatatccaaaatagaAAATGTCAACCACCTGAAAAAGCTTAGGCTTCTTGAGTTAGGCGATAACAAAATTAGG GTTGTTGAAAACTTACAGGGACTAGATGAACTAGAAAATTTGTAcctaggaaaaaataaaataaccaaaattgaAAATGTGGACACACTAAAAAAGCTCACAATTGTAAGCTTTCAGGTAAGTTCATGCAGTAGTTGtttatag